From the Priestia koreensis genome, one window contains:
- a CDS encoding InlB B-repeat-containing protein produces MANKWTLLFVCFLLCFPSFAGYASIHAAGLPDGVQTFSGYSKQNGVPTSPDGFFTITAHVPGDPGAIVNADDFGAYIYASNSTINGPSNVLSDVYIEIKAASSLGSFKLSSLDYGEFAYDDAYEEYFQNVVVKGYAGNEEVFSTTPYTDPDHTVNPNYPTISPNSARPIDSFRIYFTKPSGVLLDVFNLLSFSIREASPNPPPTVPVAPTVTADDTNNVIIGLNSTMEFKVDNGSYVKYNGNNAPDLSGNHTVYVRVAADNTNDIPPSTDTILTFTQNPPSTYTLSYDGNGSTGGTVPVDGHAYEQGDSASVATNTGGLARTGYTFEGWTTQMNGNGDFYPEGSSFVVGSSNVVLYAKWKINTYTVTFKDWDGRILKTDTVDFGSGTSAPTTPVREGYDFSGWSHSFSNVASNLEIIAQYTIQQHTVSFNTNGGTSLSPVIADYNATISSPSPPTKTGYQLGGWFQDSQLTVPWNFATDRVLSDIVLHAKWIIDTYTVSFDSNGGSMIAAATFEFNDLIDPPTPPTKTGYTFGGWYTDPLFNEGWNFTSDHVTKDTTLYAKWIPNQYTVTFQTNGGSTVSELIGDYNTIIAKPVDPTKLGYTFSGWYVDPLLTINWNFQTDKLTDHLTLYAKWSIIQHTVTFEVHGGNTIDPVQIDDNTSLIRPTPPVKTGYTFKGWYKDSGLLDTWNFDVDKVTDDLTLYAKWEMNQYTVSFQTDGGSAISPLLADYNSTITEPASPTKNGYTFKGWYADNTFHTSWNFETDKVTSNTTLYAKWEANQYTISFNSNGGSTVSTVVASYHSLITAPTSPTKAGYNFSGWYKDANFTNAWSFTADKVTGDLTLFARWTLIPAPPAPGPTPSPEPKVEEVDLEVETGNANNGTVVTKIPIRRVTDNAGIVRDEVTFVKEKVSEMINRLVAEGEDTARTFIPDKDDKVSTTTITVPKDAMSELSNGQFNLEIYTQNAGLFIPKSSLLSFTDSLYFRVVPVKDTEQKLAIEDRAKKEEVIKEIVGPRTETVQVLGRPMEIETNMQSRTVVLTLPLQESDLPKDPDQRQKVLDNIAIFIEHSDGTKEVIKGQLTMFKNDSMGITFNVTKFSTFTMVYLDGLQTYGNKHRAYIKGYPDHTFRPNAVVTRAQMAAMLMRNAETNAESPSASDYVDVPKSHWGYNEIMLAKSSGTMLGYGNTFRPTEAITRAQMAMIVYRQLKLQCEKDENAFPACQSLNETPASSYTDVPKDYWASEAIHAIRASNIMEGYTNGHFYPTMNLTRAQAVKTLNRLFKRGPLYGEFTPSFHDVSLSHWAYRDIEEAARDHSFLIDKDGNEIISNDQ; encoded by the coding sequence ATGGCTAACAAATGGACGCTTCTGTTTGTATGCTTTTTATTGTGCTTTCCTTCATTTGCTGGTTATGCTTCCATTCATGCGGCAGGATTACCTGATGGGGTTCAAACTTTCTCTGGTTATTCAAAGCAAAATGGGGTTCCAACAAGTCCAGATGGTTTTTTTACCATTACAGCACATGTCCCTGGAGATCCGGGTGCTATTGTAAATGCGGATGATTTTGGCGCTTATATTTACGCGTCAAACAGTACGATAAACGGTCCGTCGAATGTTCTATCTGATGTATATATTGAAATTAAAGCAGCATCGAGTTTAGGGAGTTTTAAGTTAAGTTCACTTGATTACGGTGAATTTGCTTATGATGACGCCTACGAAGAGTATTTTCAAAACGTTGTTGTGAAGGGATATGCGGGGAATGAAGAGGTTTTTTCCACTACTCCTTATACGGACCCAGATCATACGGTCAATCCGAACTATCCGACTATATCACCTAACTCAGCAAGACCAATCGATTCATTTCGAATTTATTTTACTAAGCCTTCTGGCGTTTTATTAGACGTATTTAACTTATTAAGTTTTAGCATTCGCGAAGCGTCCCCTAATCCTCCACCAACCGTACCAGTAGCCCCAACTGTAACCGCTGATGATACGAATAACGTGATCATTGGTCTCAATTCGACAATGGAATTTAAAGTCGATAATGGAAGCTATGTAAAATACAACGGCAATAATGCGCCGGACTTGTCAGGTAATCATACCGTGTACGTCCGTGTAGCAGCGGATAACACGAATGATATCCCTCCAAGCACTGACACCATTCTCACCTTTACACAAAATCCGCCTTCTACCTATACCTTATCGTACGATGGAAATGGAAGTACAGGGGGAACGGTTCCCGTAGATGGTCATGCTTATGAACAAGGAGATAGCGCCTCAGTAGCAACCAACACAGGGGGTCTTGCTAGAACAGGCTATACCTTTGAAGGATGGACTACGCAAATGAATGGGAATGGCGACTTTTATCCGGAAGGATCTTCGTTCGTAGTAGGGTCCTCAAACGTTGTACTCTATGCCAAATGGAAAATCAATACGTACACCGTAACATTTAAAGATTGGGATGGTCGAATCTTAAAGACAGACACCGTTGACTTTGGTAGTGGTACCAGTGCTCCTACTACTCCGGTGCGGGAAGGATACGACTTTTCAGGGTGGAGTCATAGCTTTTCAAATGTGGCATCAAATTTAGAAATTATCGCTCAATATACGATTCAGCAACACACCGTATCCTTTAACACAAATGGTGGGACTTCTCTTTCTCCGGTCATAGCCGATTACAACGCCACCATTTCCTCTCCTTCTCCACCTACGAAAACAGGTTATCAATTGGGCGGGTGGTTTCAGGATTCACAGCTTACTGTTCCGTGGAACTTCGCGACTGACCGAGTACTCAGTGATATCGTTTTACATGCGAAGTGGATCATTGATACCTATACAGTTTCCTTTGATTCCAATGGAGGCAGCATGATAGCGGCCGCAACGTTTGAATTTAACGATCTAATCGATCCTCCCACTCCACCTACGAAAACAGGCTATACATTTGGTGGCTGGTATACGGACCCTTTGTTTAACGAGGGTTGGAATTTTACGAGTGATCATGTGACAAAGGACACCACTCTCTATGCGAAGTGGATTCCAAATCAGTACACCGTTACGTTTCAAACAAATGGTGGGAGCACAGTTAGTGAATTAATTGGAGACTATAACACGATCATTGCTAAACCTGTTGATCCAACTAAGCTCGGTTATACATTTAGCGGGTGGTATGTCGATCCTTTGCTGACAATCAATTGGAACTTCCAGACAGATAAACTCACGGATCACCTTACACTATATGCGAAGTGGTCAATTATCCAACACACGGTTACGTTTGAAGTGCACGGTGGAAATACGATCGATCCTGTACAGATAGACGATAACACAAGTCTCATACGTCCAACGCCTCCTGTAAAAACGGGTTATACGTTTAAAGGCTGGTACAAGGACAGCGGGTTACTCGATACTTGGAACTTCGATGTAGATAAAGTAACAGATGACTTAACGTTATATGCCAAGTGGGAGATGAATCAATATACCGTGTCCTTTCAGACAGACGGAGGTTCAGCCATTAGTCCACTCCTAGCAGACTACAATTCAACGATCACTGAACCGGCTTCTCCAACTAAAAATGGCTATACGTTCAAGGGATGGTATGCAGATAACACTTTTCATACGTCTTGGAATTTTGAGACAGATAAAGTAACAAGTAATACAACTTTATACGCCAAGTGGGAAGCGAACCAGTACACCATTTCTTTTAATTCAAACGGCGGAAGCACTGTATCGACGGTGGTAGCTAGCTACCATTCGCTCATCACAGCTCCCACAAGTCCCACAAAAGCAGGTTATAATTTTAGTGGGTGGTATAAAGATGCGAACTTCACGAACGCTTGGAGTTTCACAGCAGATAAAGTGACCGGTGACCTGACTTTATTTGCTCGCTGGACGCTTATTCCTGCTCCGCCCGCTCCTGGCCCTACTCCTTCTCCAGAACCAAAGGTAGAGGAAGTCGATCTTGAAGTCGAAACTGGTAACGCAAATAATGGAACGGTCGTGACAAAAATTCCTATTAGGCGCGTTACAGATAATGCGGGCATTGTAAGAGATGAAGTAACATTTGTGAAAGAAAAAGTAAGTGAAATGATTAACCGTCTTGTTGCGGAGGGCGAAGATACAGCTAGAACGTTCATTCCTGACAAAGACGATAAAGTAAGTACTACTACTATTACTGTTCCGAAAGACGCAATGAGCGAACTATCAAATGGGCAGTTCAACTTAGAGATTTATACTCAAAATGCCGGTCTCTTTATTCCGAAGAGTTCACTTCTAAGCTTTACTGATTCCTTATACTTCCGAGTTGTTCCAGTGAAGGACACAGAACAAAAACTTGCCATTGAAGATCGTGCAAAAAAGGAAGAGGTTATTAAGGAAATTGTAGGGCCGCGAACCGAAACCGTTCAAGTTCTTGGCAGACCGATGGAGATTGAAACGAACATGCAGAGTCGAACCGTAGTGCTCACTCTTCCCCTTCAGGAGTCTGACCTACCAAAAGATCCGGATCAGCGTCAAAAAGTCCTCGATAACATTGCGATTTTTATTGAACATAGTGATGGCACAAAAGAGGTTATAAAAGGTCAACTTACCATGTTTAAAAATGATAGCATGGGCATTACGTTTAACGTCACAAAGTTCAGTACATTCACCATGGTCTATTTAGACGGACTTCAGACGTATGGAAATAAACACCGTGCTTATATTAAAGGCTATCCTGATCACACGTTCCGACCAAATGCTGTAGTAACAAGAGCTCAAATGGCAGCGATGCTTATGAGAAACGCAGAAACGAATGCAGAAAGTCCATCAGCTAGTGATTATGTAGATGTGCCGAAAAGTCATTGGGGTTATAACGAAATTATGTTAGCCAAAAGTAGCGGCACCATGCTTGGGTACGGGAATACCTTCCGTCCAACTGAAGCCATTACGCGTGCTCAAATGGCAATGATCGTCTACAGGCAGCTCAAACTTCAATGCGAAAAGGATGAAAATGCGTTTCCTGCATGTCAAAGTTTGAACGAAACGCCTGCTAGCTCATATACAGATGTGCCAAAGGACTATTGGGCGTCAGAGGCCATTCATGCTATTCGTGCGTCCAACATAATGGAAGGCTATACAAATGGCCACTTTTATCCAACTATGAATCTCACGAGAGCTCAGGCCGTGAAGACGCTTAATCGTCTCTTCAAACGAGGCCCTCTATACGGAGAGTTTACACCAAGTTTCCATGACGTCTCTCTATCTCACTGGGCTTATCGAGATATTGAAGAAGCAGCGAGAGACCACTCATTTCTTATAGATAAAGACGGTAACGAGATCATTAGCAATGATCAGTAG
- a CDS encoding GNAT family N-acetyltransferase: protein MIHIVEACIKDQDFLREVYIKSREEEVNGWGLEKDEGRKLLSGQANAQIASYINQFPHAEYQVIYMESKAVGRIIMNQTDNEIRLVDLSILPSFQRRGIGTTVISLLQKRAKALRVPLRLSVLITNPAQRLYKSFGFSRVGGNELYDYLEWEIF, encoded by the coding sequence TTGATTCATATTGTTGAAGCTTGTATAAAAGACCAAGATTTTCTTAGAGAGGTATATATAAAATCGCGAGAAGAAGAAGTGAACGGATGGGGCTTAGAAAAAGACGAGGGACGGAAGCTCTTATCTGGTCAAGCAAATGCTCAGATCGCTTCTTATATAAACCAATTCCCTCATGCAGAGTATCAAGTTATCTACATGGAAAGTAAAGCAGTAGGACGAATAATCATGAATCAAACTGATAACGAAATAAGGTTAGTAGATCTTTCTATTTTGCCTTCATTTCAGCGTAGAGGAATTGGTACTACGGTTATCAGCCTTTTACAAAAAAGAGCGAAGGCTCTCAGAGTGCCTCTAAGACTAAGCGTTTTAATTACAAATCCGGCTCAGAGGTTATATAAGAGCTTCGGATTCAGTCGTGTGGGAGGAAATGAATTATATGATTATTTGGAATGGGAGATCTTTTAA
- a CDS encoding phage tail protein, with product MSEAYLGEIRMFAGNFAPRGWALCNGQLVSIADNEALFALIGTTYGGDGQNTFALPDMRGRLPIHPSSSISFGQKGGEELVMLNPSHLPTHTHSVNASSNSASMNMPNNVVWGGGTQKIYNTLASGTTAPMNSIAISSVGGNQHHDNMMPSLTISFIISMEGYFPPQP from the coding sequence ATGAGTGAGGCTTATTTAGGAGAAATTCGGATGTTTGCAGGGAATTTTGCACCAAGAGGCTGGGCTTTATGTAATGGGCAGCTAGTGAGTATAGCTGATAATGAGGCACTATTTGCCTTGATTGGTACAACCTACGGCGGAGATGGACAGAATACTTTTGCTTTGCCCGACATGAGAGGACGGTTACCAATCCACCCTTCAAGTAGTATTTCATTTGGGCAAAAAGGAGGGGAAGAATTAGTAATGCTTAATCCAAGTCACCTTCCAACACATACACATAGCGTAAACGCATCGAGCAATTCGGCTAGTATGAACATGCCAAATAATGTTGTATGGGGAGGTGGAACTCAAAAAATCTATAACACGTTAGCATCAGGAACAACCGCACCAATGAATTCAATAGCAATATCAAGCGTGGGAGGAAATCAGCACCATGACAATATGATGCCGTCCCTGACTATTTCTTTTATCATCTCTATGGAAGGATATTTTCCACCTCAACCGTAA
- a CDS encoding phage tail protein: MSEPFLGEVRLFSITYVPRGWVACEGQLLPINANQALFSLLATTYGGDGRTTFALPDYRGRAPIGTSSTIPLGTSQGESTHALTINEMPTHTHQVSASSKTADQLFPTNNVWATSDNVYEPIGTVVQMNTNAISQTGSSQAHSNMQPYIALRFCIAIQGIYPSRN, from the coding sequence ATGTCTGAGCCATTTTTGGGAGAAGTCCGTTTATTTTCGATTACTTATGTACCAAGAGGTTGGGTAGCTTGTGAAGGTCAGCTCCTTCCTATTAATGCTAACCAAGCATTGTTTTCATTGCTTGCTACTACATATGGAGGAGATGGACGAACCACCTTTGCGCTTCCAGATTATCGAGGAAGGGCTCCAATCGGTACAAGTAGTACTATTCCGTTGGGCACATCTCAAGGAGAAAGTACTCATGCGCTAACTATAAATGAAATGCCTACGCATACACACCAAGTCAGTGCTTCTAGTAAGACAGCCGATCAATTATTTCCCACTAATAATGTATGGGCAACCTCTGACAATGTATATGAACCTATTGGCACGGTGGTTCAAATGAATACGAATGCTATATCCCAAACAGGCTCTAGTCAGGCTCATTCTAATATGCAGCCCTATATCGCCTTGAGATTTTGCATTGCTATACAAGGAATTTATCCTTCAAGAAATTAG
- a CDS encoding phage tail protein: protein MAEAYIGEIRIFSGNYAPYGWALCNGQLMSISQNVALFSILGVQYGGDGKTNFALPNLMGASPIHQGAGPNLTNRTVGETVGSEAVTLTITEIPAHNHLANGVQSLGDTTSPTNNYWAAGAPARRGDPNKLMYSAGAQDVFMAPLALNVSGGNQPHNNRQPFLAQTFIICLQGEFPSRA, encoded by the coding sequence ATGGCAGAGGCTTATATTGGAGAAATTCGTATATTTTCAGGTAATTATGCACCTTATGGGTGGGCATTGTGTAATGGCCAACTTATGTCAATTAGTCAAAATGTAGCTTTGTTTTCTATTTTAGGTGTTCAGTACGGAGGGGACGGAAAAACAAATTTCGCTCTTCCTAACCTTATGGGAGCTTCCCCTATACATCAAGGTGCGGGTCCTAACCTTACCAATAGAACGGTAGGAGAAACAGTAGGATCGGAGGCAGTAACGCTTACTATAACCGAAATTCCGGCTCATAACCATCTTGCAAACGGCGTTCAGAGTCTAGGTGATACTACGTCTCCCACTAACAATTATTGGGCAGCAGGCGCTCCTGCAAGGCGAGGAGATCCTAACAAGTTAATGTACAGTGCTGGGGCTCAAGATGTATTTATGGCGCCATTAGCTTTGAATGTATCTGGAGGCAATCAACCACATAATAATAGACAACCTTTTTTAGCACAGACATTTATTATTTGCCTGCAAGGGGAATTTCCATCGCGAGCATAG
- a CDS encoding PilZ domain-containing protein: MSLQYKRGEPFRYEFKKPLNCTFGIISVGSKVIDSKRALGQVLDISTGGAKFQSDLALPLQSDAIQIRLTFQLTGAPLEIEGKLLWQKQYGAVYQYGLDFRDEQIAKRILTELKSYAKLEREQQE; encoded by the coding sequence ATGAGTTTACAATACAAACGAGGAGAGCCTTTTCGTTATGAATTTAAGAAGCCACTGAATTGCACATTCGGGATTATTTCCGTTGGCAGCAAGGTGATTGATAGTAAGCGAGCTCTTGGTCAAGTTCTTGATATTAGTACAGGAGGAGCAAAATTCCAAAGTGATCTCGCTCTGCCCCTACAAAGTGATGCGATTCAGATCCGTTTAACATTTCAACTCACGGGGGCCCCTCTAGAAATAGAAGGTAAGCTGCTTTGGCAAAAGCAATACGGAGCGGTGTACCAATATGGGCTGGATTTTCGGGATGAACAGATTGCCAAACGAATCTTAACGGAGTTAAAAAGCTATGCTAAACTAGAAAGAGAACAGCAAGAATAG
- a CDS encoding GNAT family N-acetyltransferase, giving the protein MISFEPITEETLYIADEIVRSNHLYNALENGRQTRTAKELKTAYLPSSTKSLFVKADDTYVGILDYMEKNPNDGQFWIGALLIHEAYHGYSFGTQAYLAFEAELPDTLPAIRLGVLKSNPRAKVFWERLGFHTYAESNVNGALVDCMEKVLRNEE; this is encoded by the coding sequence ATGATTTCATTTGAACCTATTACAGAAGAAACGCTTTACATCGCCGACGAAATTGTGCGGTCTAATCACTTATATAATGCATTAGAAAATGGTCGACAAACACGAACAGCTAAGGAATTGAAAACAGCCTATTTACCTTCATCTACGAAAAGCTTGTTCGTGAAAGCCGATGACACGTACGTTGGAATTCTTGATTATATGGAGAAAAATCCAAACGACGGTCAATTTTGGATCGGCGCTTTACTTATTCATGAGGCTTACCACGGATACAGCTTTGGAACACAAGCTTATCTAGCATTTGAAGCAGAACTCCCAGACACGCTGCCAGCCATCCGACTAGGGGTATTAAAGTCGAATCCGCGAGCGAAGGTTTTTTGGGAACGCCTTGGTTTTCATACATATGCAGAGTCAAATGTAAACGGCGCCTTGGTTGACTGCATGGAGAAAGTATTACGAAACGAAGAATAA
- a CDS encoding rhodanese-like domain-containing protein: protein MFGWLFGSTYNKISTMKLKQTYLKDKKDKFFLDVRTPAEFKERSISGFKNVSLQTLSGKLSQIPKDKEIVIICQSGGRSAMACRMLKKAGYDHVTNVKGGMSAWR from the coding sequence ATGTTCGGGTGGCTATTTGGATCCACATACAATAAAATTTCGACAATGAAATTAAAGCAGACGTATTTAAAGGATAAAAAGGACAAATTCTTTTTAGACGTTCGTACACCAGCAGAGTTTAAAGAACGTTCCATTTCAGGATTTAAAAATGTTTCCCTTCAAACATTGTCTGGGAAGTTATCTCAAATTCCAAAAGACAAGGAAATCGTTATTATTTGTCAAAGTGGCGGAAGAAGCGCCATGGCTTGCCGTATGCTAAAAAAAGCTGGCTATGATCACGTAACGAATGTTAAAGGTGGAATGAGCGCTTGGCGTTAA
- a CDS encoding sulfite exporter TauE/SafE family protein encodes MTVYTITMLFVLGFLGAFISGLVGVGGAIINYPLLLYVPPLIGIASFGAHEITGIVAAQVFFSTLAGVLAYRKGGYLNKKLIISMGGSVLVGSVIGSFGSNGFSEHTINVIYGVLALLAVFMMFLPKKQVEGQGEVTFNITLAGILAFVVGVAAGVVGAGGSFLLVPIMLVVLKIPTRITIASSLAITFISSIGSVSGKLVTHQIPWQPTLVIVIASLIAAPIGAKLAQKMNTRMLQNILAILIMITAIKIWLDVLGI; translated from the coding sequence ATGACAGTCTACACCATCACGATGCTTTTTGTATTAGGCTTTCTTGGAGCATTCATCTCAGGACTAGTAGGGGTCGGCGGCGCCATTATAAATTACCCACTGCTATTATATGTGCCACCGTTAATTGGGATCGCTTCTTTTGGGGCACATGAGATTACAGGTATTGTCGCGGCACAGGTGTTTTTTTCTACCCTTGCAGGTGTTTTGGCGTATAGGAAAGGTGGATACCTAAATAAAAAGCTCATTATTTCGATGGGGGGAAGCGTGCTTGTCGGAAGCGTAATCGGGAGCTTTGGCTCAAACGGTTTTTCAGAGCATACGATTAATGTTATTTACGGTGTACTCGCTCTATTAGCAGTCTTTATGATGTTTTTACCTAAAAAGCAAGTTGAAGGTCAGGGAGAGGTAACGTTCAATATAACCCTAGCAGGTATTTTAGCGTTTGTGGTAGGAGTAGCAGCAGGAGTTGTAGGAGCAGGTGGATCATTCTTACTCGTTCCGATTATGCTAGTCGTGTTAAAAATTCCGACTCGAATTACGATTGCTTCTTCATTAGCCATCACCTTCATTTCCTCTATTGGATCTGTTTCAGGAAAACTAGTGACTCACCAAATACCTTGGCAGCCGACGCTTGTTATTGTAATTGCAAGCTTAATTGCAGCACCGATAGGAGCGAAGCTAGCGCAAAAAATGAATACACGCATGTTACAAAATATATTGGCGATTTTAATTATGATCACAGCTATTAAAATATGGCTCGATGTCCTTGGCATTTGA
- a CDS encoding metal-sensitive transcriptional regulator, with protein sequence MDYNAQVKNRVKRMEGQLRGILKMMEEEKECKDVITQLASVRSGMDRTIGVIVSSNLVDCVKAADQEGQQADELIKEAVNLLVKSR encoded by the coding sequence TTGGACTACAATGCACAGGTTAAAAACCGCGTGAAACGCATGGAAGGTCAGCTTCGTGGCATTTTAAAAATGATGGAAGAAGAAAAGGAGTGTAAAGACGTTATTACACAATTAGCATCCGTTCGCTCGGGCATGGATCGAACAATTGGGGTAATTGTCAGTTCCAATCTAGTTGATTGTGTGAAGGCGGCTGATCAAGAAGGCCAGCAAGCCGATGAACTTATTAAAGAAGCCGTCAATTTATTAGTAAAAAGCAGATAA
- a CDS encoding sulfurtransferase TusA family protein, with protein MNVNKVLDAKGLACPMPIVKTKKAMNELESGQVLEIHATDKGAKNDLAAWTKSGGHELVQHKEEQDVLKFWIKKG; from the coding sequence ATGAATGTAAATAAAGTATTAGATGCAAAAGGGTTAGCATGTCCAATGCCAATCGTAAAAACAAAGAAAGCAATGAATGAGTTAGAGTCTGGTCAAGTACTAGAAATTCATGCAACAGATAAAGGCGCAAAAAATGACCTCGCAGCTTGGACGAAATCAGGTGGTCATGAACTTGTACAACATAAAGAAGAGCAAGATGTATTAAAATTTTGGATTAAAAAAGGCTGA
- a CDS encoding DsrE/DsrF/DrsH-like family protein, with product MEQKKRTTIVLFSGDYDKAMAAYIIANGAAAYDHEVTIFHTFWGLNALRKDTNIPVKKSFLEKMFGGMMPRGADKMGLSKMNFGGFGPKMIKKVMKKHNAMPLPDLIELAQEQDVKLVACTMTMDLLGLQKEELLEEIEYAGVAAYLGDAEDGNVNLFI from the coding sequence ATGGAGCAAAAAAAACGAACGACCATCGTATTATTCAGCGGTGATTATGATAAAGCAATGGCTGCTTACATTATTGCAAACGGGGCAGCAGCTTATGATCATGAAGTCACGATTTTTCATACATTTTGGGGGTTAAACGCACTACGTAAAGATACGAATATACCTGTCAAAAAGAGCTTTTTGGAAAAGATGTTTGGTGGCATGATGCCTCGAGGCGCAGACAAAATGGGCCTTTCTAAAATGAACTTTGGTGGATTTGGTCCTAAAATGATTAAAAAAGTCATGAAAAAGCACAATGCAATGCCTCTGCCAGACCTTATTGAACTTGCGCAGGAACAAGATGTGAAGCTTGTTGCGTGTACAATGACGATGGACTTATTAGGTCTTCAAAAAGAAGAACTGCTAGAAGAGATTGAATATGCAGGAGTTGCAGCTTATTTAGGAGACGCAGAAGACGGAAACGTAAACTTATTTATCTAA
- a CDS encoding rhodanese-like domain-containing protein codes for MKRITAKGLEEKLNKEANLNIIDVRETDEVAEGKIPGAVNIPLGLIEFRMSELDKNKPYIMVCRSGGRSGRAAQFLKSHGYDVTNMDGGMLAWEGKTV; via the coding sequence ATGAAACGCATAACAGCAAAGGGTTTAGAAGAAAAATTGAACAAAGAAGCTAATCTAAACATTATTGATGTACGCGAAACAGATGAAGTAGCAGAAGGGAAAATCCCTGGTGCGGTAAATATCCCTCTCGGATTAATTGAATTTCGTATGAGTGAATTAGATAAAAACAAACCTTACATTATGGTATGCCGATCAGGTGGAAGAAGCGGTAGAGCGGCTCAATTCCTTAAATCACATGGTTATGATGTAACGAACATGGACGGCGGAATGCTAGCATGGGAAGGAAAGACTGTTTAA
- a CDS encoding sulfurtransferase TusA family protein encodes MENIQANVLLDAKGLACPMPIVKTKKAMKDLEAGQVLEIQATDKGSKADLRAWAESTGHQYLGTIEEDDVLKHFVRKASGEETAEKNHPNVLSNEQLKQKLAEDVVVLDVRESAEYAFNHIPNAVSIPLGELENRLNELPKKKEMLVVCRTGSRSDLASQMLAKNGFENVWNVVPGMSEWSGVTDSNVK; translated from the coding sequence ATGGAAAACATTCAAGCTAATGTATTACTAGACGCAAAAGGACTTGCATGTCCAATGCCAATCGTAAAAACGAAAAAAGCAATGAAAGACCTTGAGGCAGGTCAAGTGCTTGAAATTCAAGCAACAGACAAGGGATCAAAAGCGGACCTTAGAGCGTGGGCGGAAAGCACAGGCCATCAATACCTAGGAACAATTGAAGAGGATGATGTATTAAAACACTTTGTGCGAAAAGCATCAGGCGAAGAAACCGCTGAAAAAAATCATCCAAACGTATTATCAAACGAACAGCTGAAGCAAAAATTAGCGGAGGATGTAGTAGTTTTAGATGTACGTGAATCAGCAGAATATGCATTTAATCACATTCCAAACGCTGTCTCTATTCCACTTGGAGAATTAGAAAACCGATTAAATGAGCTTCCAAAGAAAAAAGAAATGTTGGTCGTATGCCGCACAGGTAGCCGCAGTGATCTTGCTTCTCAAATGTTAGCCAAAAACGGCTTTGAAAACGTATGGAATGTTGTTCCTGGAATGAGTGAGTGGTCAGGAGTAACAGATAGTAACGTAAAATAA